Below is a window of Desulfuromonas sp. TF DNA.
TCCTTGGCCCGGAGACTGAGCTCCTTCAGCGGAAGGTTTCCGCAATCCTTTATGACCGGATTGTACAGCCCCCTATCGGTGGCCACGGCCAGAGAAATGTCGATGGATTCCTTCTCCACCGCTTCTCCGTCGATCCAGTGGCTGTTGACCCACGGATGCTCTTTGAGCGAGCTGGCTGCTGCGGCAACGATGAAATCGTTGATGCTGACCCCGATGTCCCTTCGGAAGCGGATCACATCGGTCATATCCACTGCGACGGTGACGAAAAAGTGGGGGATATTCTGCCAGCTATCCACCATCTTGCGGGCAACCAGACGACGGATTTTCACCGACCTTTTCTGGGGCTTGCCCCCAGCCGCCTCCGCATCCGTTCCCGGGGTCGGCTGTGTCCTTTCCACGTCGGCCAGAACTACTCGGCCGCCAGGACCGCTTCCCCGGATATCGGCGAGATTCACCCCCTTCTCCTGCGCCAGCTTGCGTGCCGCGGGAGAGGCGGCGGAAGCGCGTCCCTGTTTCCCGCCTTCTTCCTCAGTCTCTTCTTCCTCAGTCTCTTCTTCCTCAGTCTCTTCTTCCTCAGTCTCTTCTTCCTCAGCCTCTTCTTCCTCAGCCTCTTCTTCCTCAGCCTCTTCTTCCTCAGCCTCTTCTTCCTCNNNNNNNNNNNNNNNNNNNNNNNNNNNNNNNNNNNNNTTCTTCCTCGGCCGCTTTAACGGGTTTTTCTGCCGGCTCTTCTTCAGCCGCTTTCCCGGCTTTCCCCCCCTCAGCTTCTAAAATGGCGATTACCGTTCCAACCGGCACCGTTTCTCCCTCATCAACCTTGAGTGCAGTCACCACCCCAACCTCAAAGGCTTCCATCTCCATGGTGGCCTTGTCCGTCTCGACTTCGGCAATGATGTTTCCTTTGGCAACCTTGTCCCCTTCCTTGATACGCCACTTGAGGATGGTTCCCTCTTCCATGGTGTCGCTCAGCTTGGGCATGGTAATCTCTGTCGGCATGGGAATCCTGACTCCTTTGCATTCCATTCATTCTGTCGGACCGGATCTGTATGGCGTGCCTGAGACCGCCGATCCTCAATCGAGGGGGAGGCCTGAACCCCCTAGAGTATCTCCATCACCCTCGCCACCACCCCCCCTGCATTGGGAATGGCGGCCTTCTCTAAGTGCTTGCTGTACGGCATCGGCACGTCGACTCCGCCCACACGCAGCACGGGGGCATCGAGATCGTCAAAGGCCTCCTCCATGATGCGCGCGGCAATTTCGCCGCCCCACCCGCCGGTCAGCCAGGATTCCTCCACCGTTATCGCCCGATGGGTTTTACGCACCGATTTCAGAACGGTCGCCATGTCCAGAGGATTCAGACCCCTCAGATCGATCACCTCTGTCTCGATTCCCTCCTTCGCCAGAGCCTGCGCCGCTTCGAGACAGACGTAGACCATGCGCGATACGGCGATCAGGGTAACGTGGCGCCCCTCTCTTTTGATATCCGCCGCCCCCAGAGGAATCGTGAACTCGCCCTCGGGAACCTCGCCCTTCATGGCGTAAAGGCCTTCATGCTCTAGAAACATGACCGGATCATCTGAGCGGATTGCGCTTTTGAGCAGCCCCTTGGCATCAGCGGGGAATGACGGGATGACGACCCGCAGTCCAGGACAATGCATGAACATGGAATCGAGAGTATGGGAGTGCTGAGCGCCAAGCTGGTGACCGGCTCCCCCCGGAGCGCGGATGACCAGAGGGACGCTGCACTGGCCGCCGAACATGTAGCGGGCCACCGCCACGTTGTTCATGATCTGGTCCATGGCCACGATCGCGAAGTTGACTGTCATCAATTCGGCAATGGGTCTCAGACCCGTCATTGCCGACCCGCAGGCCATGCCGATAATTCCAGCCTCGGAGATCGGTGTATCGATCACCCGTTTTTCGCCGAATCTGGCAAGAAGACCGCGAGTGACCTTGAATGATCCCTCATACAGCCCTACATCTTCGCCAAGAATGAAAACGGAAGGATCGCGATCCATCTCCTCGCGCAACGCCTGGTTCAAAGCCTCGCGACAGGTTATTTCAGGCATAAAAAACTCCTTGGAATAAACGGAATCAGGACAAACTCGTTTCAACGCCCGCTCGCTTCGCTCACTCAAGGCGCAAAGTGCGGCAAAGAAGTCAGAAGCATTAG
It encodes the following:
- a CDS encoding dihydrolipoamide acetyltransferase family protein, with the protein product MNLADIRGSGPGGRVVLADVERTQPTPGTDAEAAGGKPQKRSVKIRRLVARKMVDSWQNIPHFFVTVAVDMTDVIRFRRDIGVSINDFIVAAAASSLKEHPWVNSHWIDGEAVEKESIDISLAVATDRGLYNPVIKDCGNLPLKELSLRAKDLADRAHKGKLREEDMSEGTFTISNMGMLGVESFSAIITPPQAAVLAVGTVKGEIVINEKEEPGIAPVVRLTLSADHRILDGADAAEFLATMKTYLEAPVTLITCDDVNKKR
- a CDS encoding biotin/lipoyl-containing protein; amino-acid sequence: MPTEITMPKLSDTMEEGTILKWRIKEGDKVAKGNIIAEVETDKATMEMEAFEVGVVTALKVDEGETVPVGTVIAILEAEGGKAGKAAEEEPAEKPVKAAEEE
- a CDS encoding alpha-ketoacid dehydrogenase subunit beta; the encoded protein is MPEITCREALNQALREEMDRDPSVFILGEDVGLYEGSFKVTRGLLARFGEKRVIDTPISEAGIIGMACGSAMTGLRPIAELMTVNFAIVAMDQIMNNVAVARYMFGGQCSVPLVIRAPGGAGHQLGAQHSHTLDSMFMHCPGLRVVIPSFPADAKGLLKSAIRSDDPVMFLEHEGLYAMKGEVPEGEFTIPLGAADIKREGRHVTLIAVSRMVYVCLEAAQALAKEGIETEVIDLRGLNPLDMATVLKSVRKTHRAITVEESWLTGGWGGEIAARIMEEAFDDLDAPVLRVGGVDVPMPYSKHLEKAAIPNAGGVVARVMEIL